The Paenibacillus sp. RC334 nucleotide sequence TGCGGGTGTCCCGGTAATGATCCTCGATAAATTCGGACAGCTCCTGAGCGCTCCCTTGGTTTAAAGCGTTTGCAAAGGTACGATGTTTGTGAATCGTGACTTGGGATTCTTCAATCTTGGACGTAAAGCGTTGTTCTGTGGCAGCCAGCATGACCGTCAGGATCAACTGCCTCATTCCGTTCCAGGTGTGGAGAATACGAGTATGGCCTGCTTCCAGCACCAGAGTCTCATGAAAATTGAAGTCCTGAAGAGAAAATTCAACGACGTCTCTGTGCTTGAGAGCGACTTCCATTTTATCAATCATCCGGTTTAAAGCGGTCACCAACCCTGCATTGTCTCTATGTACAAATCTTTGTACAACAAAATGCTCAATCAGCATTCGCACATCGAAAAGCTCCTCCATATCAGCGGGCGTCATGCCTATGACAATCGCTCCCATGCGTTCCAAGCGAAGCAATCCTTCACTGGAGAGCACTTTTAACGCTTCACGAACAGGAGAACGGCTGGTGCCAAAATCGGCAGCAATCTGATTTTCAGATAATACCGTGCCGGGTGCCTGCATACCACGGATAATCTGAAGTCGAAGCTCACAAGCAATCCTTTCACCAAGCGATGCACCCTGTAGCCAGACTGACGGATATTTCATGTGCATACTCCTATCTGGAAATTTCGGTTGCCTCTTTCGGGCATACTTGTATACAAGTTATGAAGTATTATATACCCCGTAAAAGATACTTGTAAACGGTGTCAATGGACATCGGTTCCATTTCAATGCTTTTAGCGTTACAATAGAGGCAGAAAAGAAGCAGAAAAAAGCAGCAGTGAAAGTGGAACGAACACGGAAAAGAAGGAGACCGTTTAATGATTATTATTAAAACCAAAGAACAAATTGAAAATATGAAGAAAGCTGGCGAAATTTTAGCTGCTTGCCACCGGGAAATTGCCAAAATGATCAAGCCGGGTATTACAACATTGGAAATTGATGCCTTCGCGGAATCGTTTATGAAAAAGCATGGCGCAACGCCGGAACAAAAGGGGTACAACGGTTACCAGTTTGCGACTTGTGGATCGCCTAACGATGTCATTTGCCACGGTTTCCCGAACAAGACACCGTTGAAGGACGGGGACATTGTGACGATTGACATGGTTGTAAACCTGAACGGCTGGCTGGCGGATTCCGCCTGGTCGTATGCAGTGGGTAATGTTTCCGAGCAGGCACAAAAGCTGCTGGACGTTACCAAGGAATCCCTGTACAGAGGGATTGAGCAGGCTGTAATCGGTAACCGGATCGGCGATATTTCCCATGCGATCCAAACCTATGCGGAAGCGGAAGGCTTCTCGGTTGTACGCGAATTCATCGGTCACGGCATCGGAGAAGATATGCATGAACAACCGCAGGTGCCGCATTATGGACCACCGCATCGCGGACCGCGCTTGAAGGAAGGCATGGTCATTACAATTGAGCCGATGCTGAATACGGGCACCTACCGCAGCAAAGTGGATGCGGATGGTTGGACGGCGCGTACAATGGACGGCGGTTTGTCGGCGCAATACGAGCATACGCTGGCGATTACAGCGGACGGCCCGATCATTTTGACACAGCAATAAACCAGGTAGGCGTATTACAGAAAAGGGGCTGTCCAAAGGGCAGTCTCTTTTAGCATAGGCACCTCGCTGTTATGTATATTCGCCTTTTCTCGCCTTGTTTAAGGGAGATCATTTGGGCAAGGTGCTAGTCAAAGTAAGTGATGCTGATATGTAACTCTCCGAGCGTCAGAGTCAGTGCGAAGAGCTGATCGAGCAGGCGGATCGGATGCTGTATACTGCGAAGACGGAAGGGCGCAATCGGGAAGCTTTTTCCGGGCAGGTGTGATGCAGCTCTATAACAAGCCCAAAAGACACGACTCCTGTTGGAAGATCGTGTCTTTTGGGTTCAGCATTTTGTAACATTCGATTCCCAACGCTCGAAAGTACAATAGATAGACGAACTAAACCGTTTCGATCTATACATTGCTGATTTGAAATCGCTCTTGGGATTGTTGCAAAATGCTCGGGTGTATGCAACAACATGCTTGCAGCACGCGAGTATCTGTTTGTCAGATTCGGACTTCTGCCTCATTCGGATTAAGCTGACGATATTGAAAATACATACGAAGTCGCCAGTGCAGCAATGTCCCGAAGGCGAGGATGAAAAATAGCCCCGCCGTCTGTGGAATGGTAATGTAGCGCTGGATAAACTCATGCAGCAGCAGGCGAACGATCAGCAGACTGATCAGGATAAAAAAGAAGGTGCGTGAGCGTTGTACAAAAACTTGTCCTTCTTGCATCTCAAACTTGGTGCTGCGGATCAGCGGATACGAGAAAATAAACCAGCCGACCAGAAAAGCACCCATTGCCCAAAGCCAGGGAACTCGTACCTCTGGCACGATAAACATCATAAAGCCAGTGCTCATACCGAGCGGAGGGATGATAATCTTTTTGGCATTAACCGGGCGATGACCTGTCTTCATACGGATGAAAATAGCCGAAACAGCGATCAAGATCATGCCGAAGGTTGCGCCATATTGCAGAATTGGGGTGCTGATATGAATCATGGACTGGGCCCCCTCTATAAGAAATGTAAGCGTTATTGGCCAGACTGCAAATCTTGTTCATTATACCACATATGTAATGGATATATTTAGTTACAGTCTTTCCTCCGGCAAGCGGATTATACGCTCGATTGTGGTGACTGACCCCACGTCCTTGGGCCTCTATCATACTTATGCAAGATTCTCTGCTTGTACCTCTCCTTGCGCCGATTTTTTCTCCTGACGCATGATATACCCCATGGCTGCAATAATAAGGATAAAAGCGATGAGTGCGAGAAAAGGAATGGTAATAAAATCAAACCAGTTCAGATAATCCTGTTCACAGGATACTCTGCCACAGGAGGTTGAAGCCTGCGTAGCCGCTTTGGCGGCTGCATGGATACGCTGAATCGTAAAGTGATAGGCCGAAATGGCGCCTCCAATAATAGCCAGCGGCATGACATAACGACGTATTCCCGTATCTCCCCGAAAATAAGCGATTCCGAGCAAAAGGATTAGGGGATACATCAGAATGCGTTGAAACCAGCACAGCTTGCAAGGCTCGTACCCCAAAATCTCGCTGAGATACAGACTGCCTAATGTGGCCACACAAGCCACAACCCAGGCGGCAAACAAAGCTATATCTGTTTTTTTAAACGATCCAATCATAGTAACGCTCCTTTTTGGATTCAAATAAGAACAAAATGAACTCACCGTGTCTTGTCCGATCAGCAGGCATCTGCTGATATGGATGTCTTATCCATATTGTACTGTATTTTGAGTGCAGGGTCATACTTAAACATATTGACATCATTCACTATCGTTTTTATAATTACAATAGTTTGGGAAGTTAATAAGGATTCAAGATCAGATATATATAATATGAGAAACTTGGGAGTGTGTCCAGAATGTCGAGTATCCAAAAAAACGAAACTCTGTCTGTCATTAGTGAAAGACATGCGGTAAAAAGTTATGTTAAGGATTTTAAATTGCCAGAGGAAGACCTGGAAGCTATTTTGACAGCTGCGATAGAAGCTCCTTCTGCCTGGAATCTTCAACACTGGAAATTCCTCGTGATTGAAACCGAAGCTGACAAGCAAAAGTTGCTGCCTATCGCTTACAATCAGGGGCAAGTAGTGGAAAGCTCTGTGACCATTGCCGTTTTGGGTGATCTGGAAGCGAACCGTAACGCTGTGATTTATGATCAAGCGGTAGACGCTGGTACAATGCCCGCGGAAATCCGTGACGCATTGGTAGGTCAAATCAACGGTGCTTACCAAAACGCACAAGTAGCTCGCGATGCAGCGGTCCTGAACTCTGCTTTTGCGGCACAAAACATTATGCTGGCTGCTAGATCGCTTGGTTATGACACTTGCGCTATGGGTGGTTTCATTCCTGCGCAATTGATCGAGCAATTCAACATTCCTGCACGTTACCTGCCAACCATACTTATTTCTGTAGGTAAAGCACAAGTACCAGCACGTCCATCAGGACGCTTCCCATTATCTGAAGTTGTTGTAAAAGGGAGCTTCTAAGAAGAATTTTTAACATAAAAAGGGTGTTCCTGCAACCGTCGTGGTTGGGGGAACACCCTTTTGTTATGCTTTCGTTGCAAGAAATGCTTCTACCTAATCCGAGCGTTTGGAGACCATATATACCAGCTCCAGCGTCAGAATAGGCAAAAAGACAGAAGCTGGATAGGCCAGATAGCGTGGCTCCCATTGCGGCTTGAACTTATCCTTGAAGCGGCGAAGCCCTTGAAAGCCGTAAAAATGTCCTCCGTATTGAAAAACGAGCCGGGCCAGTTTTTCCTCGCGCAACGCTTTTTCGCTTTGTCCTACTTGGGACAGCGGAGCCATGCCCAGATTGAATGTTGTATACCCGCTGTCTTTGGCCCACTCGATCACTCGTGTGAACAAGTAGTCCATCGTGCCATTCGGTGTATCGGGCAGATGACGCATCAGGTCTATGGAGACCGTCTGTCCACGGTCATAGGCAGGGGCCATCGTCGCGAAGGCGATGATCTTTCCTTCAGTGTCCTTTAATAGCGCAATCGGGGCTAACTGAAGATAAGGCTCCTTGAACCAGCCAAGCGAATAGCCCTTCTCCTTCCGTCCATCCAGCCAGATATTCGAAATGTGACGAAGCTCCTCAATTAATGCTCCATCCAAAGGCGGTTGGATCATCTCGAACGTGTACCCCTCGCGGTCAAAGCGGTTTTTGGCGCTGCGCAGCACCTGATTGCTTTTACCTGTCAGTGTAAAGGACACCAGCGACACCAGCGCTTCCTCGCCCAGCTTGAAAAACCGATAGCCGTTCTCATGGTAGATGGACAAATACTCTGGTGATGCCTGATAAAATACAGCCGTTAACGCATATCGGTCTGCGAAGCGCTGAAATTCCTGAATCGCTTCGCTCACACGTTCCTTCGGACCGAGGGGGTCACCTAACACAATCAGTTTGTCCCGGCTGCGGGCATAGGGAATAACCACTTGTTCGTTCTTGGTCCAATACAGATATTTATCGCCGAGAAAGAGCATATGAGAAACCAAATTGCCGCCCTGCTTTGCCAGAAATTCTTTTAGCTTATCCAGCTCTTGCGAGTCAGGTAGATTGCCGATTCCACGCTGGGGACGGAGGAAGAAATACACCGTCAGGAACACCCACGCCAAAATCAGACTGAACACCGCTGTAACCCCGTAATCGCTGCGATTCATAAAAAAGTCCAGATGGACCTTGGCGTGCAGATTGCGCATAAACGCAGTATTGGAGCCTGCCCCAATCATAAAGTAAGCACCGGTCACGAGCAGAGACAATCCGCCCCAGATTAAAATATTGTGCCGATTCAGCGGCGCACTAACCCGATAAAACCGAGAGCGCGAGATCCACAGCATCAGCGCTACGAACAACAGGAATAGAGCTTCCTCGAAATCCAGACCTTTAATGAAGGTGAAAATGGCCCCTGCAAGCAGCAGTACCAGCGTCAGCCGCAGGGCTCTGCGAATGCGCAGGGATATTCCGTGAGACAGCACCATGAGCATAATTCCGATGATGACGGAGATTTCATGCGACAGGCGCATGACGGGCAGACTGAGCAAATGCTCGGCAAAACGCAGCCGATATAGCAGACCAGGCGTAGCCGCCGACAGAAGGAGCACTACACCGGAGATGAGTACCAGCTTGCCAAGTGCCCATACCCCCAGGTCGGCCAGAAAGCGGAATTGACCAGGCCAGCCCCATACCTTTTGCCAAGCGTTGAGAGAGGTTTCCCAACTTGTCTCTGCCAGTTGACTCAGGCGTTCGCTGCGCGGAATCATTTCCAGCGCAGCCAGCACGAGGCCGATCAACCACGGAATGATGTAATAAAAGACGCGAAAGGCCAGTAGCACAGCCAATGCTCGATCCGAGTTGGCGCCTGCCATTTGCAGCCCGAGCAGGGCAATAATATCGAAGGCACCGACTCCTCCCGGCGCGAGACTGATCAGCCCGGCAATCGCGGCAATTACATAAATGCCGAACACGGCATTCATCGGCAGCTCATGCAACAAGTGCGAGCCGATCCATGCAAAGGTAAGGCCAGCCAGCAGCCATTCCAGCAGCGAAGCGCCGATGGAGGCGGAGATGGTGAACCAGGAAAGCTGGCCTGCTCCCTTGTTGAACCATGTGGCGTACCGTTTGGATCGCTGCATAATCAGGAACAGTGGCAGGTACAGCGCCATTCCCCATAACGCCCAATGAAGCCACGGATGAGCATCCAGCACGGGCTGTACCGGATATAGATGGGCAATCCCGCCCCAGGCCAGCAAAGAAAGCCCGGTAATGACTACAGGCGAAAGGAACACCACCGCAGAGGTGATGATTCCCAGCGGCACGCCGCTTTTTTTGTACAGCACCGTGCGCAATCCCGCTCCTGTAAAGCCAGCGAAGCCAAAGACGTTATTGAAGGTGTTCGAAATCCAGGCGTACCGGAATGTCGCTGCGGGCTTGACCTGTAGCTTGAAATGATGCCTGATCACGTAATCGTATGCGCTCATGGCGGCCACGGCTATCAGTGAGAACAAGCCGATTTCGATGAGAAAGGTAGCATCCATTCGCCGCAGCTCATGAAGCATACGTGCCAGATTGAAGCTTTTCAGCTCACGTCCGGCCTCCCATATAATAAAAGCCAATACAGCCAGCGGAAGCAAAATACGTGTCAGCCGCTGCCTGTAGATGGTCATCATGAACTGTACGATTTTAAAGGATTGGATCGGTTTGTGATTTGAATTCATAGATTCACCTGCCTGAAAAATAATGAAATAGATTCTGAATGATACACGGAGATATCATGCCCATGAACAGGCTACTATATATTATACCTGTATTAAACGCTTGAATAACAACAGAAGGGTTACGAAAGCTGGATTTTGGATTGATTGCCGTAAATAATTCCAATATAATGATGGAAAACCTAGTCATTTACTTGGTAATGGAGCTGAACGGAAATGAGTATGTGGGATCGTGATCTTTTTGTACGTCGATTGGAGCTGATGTGGCCGCAGGATGCTGACGAAAGCCGGTATCCATTTAACTTAAAAGCCATGCATCAATGGAATGAGCTGAAATTTCACCCGTCTGTTACCTATATTGTTGGAGAAAACGGTGTGGGTAAATCAACGCTTATGGAAGCGATAGCGGTCGCGTGGGGATTCAATCCGGAGGGCGGCACCAAAAATTTTAATTTCTCTACACAGGCCACGCATTCCTCGCTGCATGAGTATGTCCGGCTGGTGAGAGGGGCCCGCAAGCCGCGGGACGGTTTCTTTTTCCGTGCAGAAAGCTACTACAATCTGGCGACTCATATCGACGAGCTGGATCGGGAAGGAGGGGGCCGGCCCATCCGAGACTCCTATGGAGGAAAATCGTTGCATGAGCAGTCGCATGGCGAGTCTTTTTTTGCCGCATTTTTGCATCGGTTTGGAGGTCAGGGGCTGTATATTCTGGATGAGCCAGAGGCTGCGTTATCGCCCCTGCGCCAGATGGCCATGCTTGCACGTATCCACGAGCTGGTACAGCAGGGCTCGCAGTTCATCATTTCTACGCATTCCCCGATTTTGATGGCCTATCCCGACTCCGTCCTGTACCACCTGACACATGAAGGAATAGACACCCGGACGCTGGAGGAAACCGATCATTTCATCATCATGAAACAATTTCTGAACAACAAGGAAAAGATGATGCAGGAGCTATTCGAAGATCCCCAATAAGGAATGGGTGAACCTCAAGAGAGCTATCCATACTCGTACAACTTAGACTTTAGCTACAAGAAGGTGACCTATACGTTGGTCCAAGCAGATGAGATTGAAGTTT carries:
- the mprF gene encoding bifunctional lysylphosphatidylglycerol flippase/synthetase MprF; amino-acid sequence: MNSNHKPIQSFKIVQFMMTIYRQRLTRILLPLAVLAFIIWEAGRELKSFNLARMLHELRRMDATFLIEIGLFSLIAVAAMSAYDYVIRHHFKLQVKPAATFRYAWISNTFNNVFGFAGFTGAGLRTVLYKKSGVPLGIITSAVVFLSPVVITGLSLLAWGGIAHLYPVQPVLDAHPWLHWALWGMALYLPLFLIMQRSKRYATWFNKGAGQLSWFTISASIGASLLEWLLAGLTFAWIGSHLLHELPMNAVFGIYVIAAIAGLISLAPGGVGAFDIIALLGLQMAGANSDRALAVLLAFRVFYYIIPWLIGLVLAALEMIPRSERLSQLAETSWETSLNAWQKVWGWPGQFRFLADLGVWALGKLVLISGVVLLLSAATPGLLYRLRFAEHLLSLPVMRLSHEISVIIGIMLMVLSHGISLRIRRALRLTLVLLLAGAIFTFIKGLDFEEALFLLFVALMLWISRSRFYRVSAPLNRHNILIWGGLSLLVTGAYFMIGAGSNTAFMRNLHAKVHLDFFMNRSDYGVTAVFSLILAWVFLTVYFFLRPQRGIGNLPDSQELDKLKEFLAKQGGNLVSHMLFLGDKYLYWTKNEQVVIPYARSRDKLIVLGDPLGPKERVSEAIQEFQRFADRYALTAVFYQASPEYLSIYHENGYRFFKLGEEALVSLVSFTLTGKSNQVLRSAKNRFDREGYTFEMIQPPLDGALIEELRHISNIWLDGRKEKGYSLGWFKEPYLQLAPIALLKDTEGKIIAFATMAPAYDRGQTVSIDLMRHLPDTPNGTMDYLFTRVIEWAKDSGYTTFNLGMAPLSQVGQSEKALREEKLARLVFQYGGHFYGFQGLRRFKDKFKPQWEPRYLAYPASVFLPILTLELVYMVSKRSD
- a CDS encoding cytochrome c biogenesis protein CcdC, producing the protein MIHISTPILQYGATFGMILIAVSAIFIRMKTGHRPVNAKKIIIPPLGMSTGFMMFIVPEVRVPWLWAMGAFLVGWFIFSYPLIRSTKFEMQEGQVFVQRSRTFFFILISLLIVRLLLHEFIQRYITIPQTAGLFFILAFGTLLHWRLRMYFQYRQLNPNEAEVRI
- a CDS encoding disulfide oxidoreductase, with translation MIGSFKKTDIALFAAWVVACVATLGSLYLSEILGYEPCKLCWFQRILMYPLILLLGIAYFRGDTGIRRYVMPLAIIGGAISAYHFTIQRIHAAAKAATQASTSCGRVSCEQDYLNWFDFITIPFLALIAFILIIAAMGYIMRQEKKSAQGEVQAENLA
- the map gene encoding type I methionyl aminopeptidase, producing MIIIKTKEQIENMKKAGEILAACHREIAKMIKPGITTLEIDAFAESFMKKHGATPEQKGYNGYQFATCGSPNDVICHGFPNKTPLKDGDIVTIDMVVNLNGWLADSAWSYAVGNVSEQAQKLLDVTKESLYRGIEQAVIGNRIGDISHAIQTYAEAEGFSVVREFIGHGIGEDMHEQPQVPHYGPPHRGPRLKEGMVITIEPMLNTGTYRSKVDADGWTARTMDGGLSAQYEHTLAITADGPIILTQQ
- a CDS encoding nitroreductase family protein, whose translation is MSSIQKNETLSVISERHAVKSYVKDFKLPEEDLEAILTAAIEAPSAWNLQHWKFLVIETEADKQKLLPIAYNQGQVVESSVTIAVLGDLEANRNAVIYDQAVDAGTMPAEIRDALVGQINGAYQNAQVARDAAVLNSAFAAQNIMLAARSLGYDTCAMGGFIPAQLIEQFNIPARYLPTILISVGKAQVPARPSGRFPLSEVVVKGSF
- a CDS encoding GntR family transcriptional regulator; the encoded protein is MKYPSVWLQGASLGERIACELRLQIIRGMQAPGTVLSENQIAADFGTSRSPVREALKVLSSEGLLRLERMGAIVIGMTPADMEELFDVRMLIEHFVVQRFVHRDNAGLVTALNRMIDKMEVALKHRDVVEFSLQDFNFHETLVLEAGHTRILHTWNGMRQLILTVMLAATEQRFTSKIEESQVTIHKHRTFANALNQGSAQELSEFIEDHYRDTRNAVNDSVLSPYRKSLS
- a CDS encoding AAA family ATPase, with the protein product MSMWDRDLFVRRLELMWPQDADESRYPFNLKAMHQWNELKFHPSVTYIVGENGVGKSTLMEAIAVAWGFNPEGGTKNFNFSTQATHSSLHEYVRLVRGARKPRDGFFFRAESYYNLATHIDELDREGGGRPIRDSYGGKSLHEQSHGESFFAAFLHRFGGQGLYILDEPEAALSPLRQMAMLARIHELVQQGSQFIISTHSPILMAYPDSVLYHLTHEGIDTRTLEETDHFIIMKQFLNNKEKMMQELFEDPQ